A window of the Labeo rohita strain BAU-BD-2019 chromosome 1, IGBB_LRoh.1.0, whole genome shotgun sequence genome harbors these coding sequences:
- the xpo1a gene encoding exportin-1: MPADMTMLADHTARQLLDFSQKLDINLLDNVVNSMYYDVGSQQRVAQEVLTNLKDHPDAWTRVDTILEFSQNMKTKYYALQILETVIKTRWKILPRNQCEGIKKYVVGLIIKTSSDPNSVEKEGVYIAKLNMILVQILKQEWPKHWPTFISDIVGASRTSESLCQNNMIILKLLSEEVFDFSSGQMTQVKAKHLKDSMCNEFSQIFQLCQFVMENSQNAPLVHATLETLLRFLNWIPLGYIFETKLISTLVYKFLNVPMFRNVTLKCLTEIAGVSVSQYEEQFVNLFSLTMIQLKQMLPLNTNIRLAYANGRDDEQNFIQNLSLFLCTFLKEHGQLIEKRLNLRETLMEALHYMLLVSEVEETEIFKICLEYWNHLAAELYRESPFSTSTSPLLSTSQHFDVPPRRHLYLPVLSKVRLLMVSRMAKPEEVLVVENDQGEVVREFMKDTDSINLYKNMRETLVYLTHLDYADTERIMTEKLHNQVNGTEWSWRNLNTLCWAIGSISGAMHEEDEKRFLVTVIKDLLGLCEQKRGKDNKAIIASNIMYIVGQYPRFLRAHWKFLKTVVNKLFEFMHETHDGVQDMACDTFIKIAQKCRRHFVQVQVGEVMPFIDEILNNINTIICDLQPQQVHTFYEAVGYMIGAQTDQAVQERLIEKYMLLPNQVWDSIIQQATKNVDILKDPETVRQLGSILKTNVRACKAVGHPFVLQLGRIYLDMLNVYKCLSENISSAIQSNGEMVTKQPLIRSMRTVKRETLKLISGWVSRSNDPQMVGENFVPPLLEAVLIDYQRNVPAAREPEVLSTMATIVNKLGAHITGEIPKIFDAVFECTLEMINKNFEEYPEHRTHFFYLLQAVNSQCFPAFLSIPPAQFKLVLDSIIWAFKHTMRNVADTGLQILFTMLQNIAQEEGAAQSFYQTYFCDILQHIFSVVTDTSHTAGLTMHASILAYMFNLVEEGKISITLNAGTTANNQGYVQEYVANLLKTAFPHLQDAQVKVFVTGLFSLNQDIPAFKEHLRDFLVQIKEFAGEDSTDLFLEEREAALRQAQEEKHKLQMSVPGILNPHELPEEMCE, translated from the exons ATGCCGGCAGACATGACCATGTTGGCGGATCACACAGCACGGCAGTTGCTGGACTTCAGTCAAAAGCTTGACATCAACCTACTGGACAATGTCGTTAACTCCATGTACTATGATGTGGGATCTCAG CAAAGAGTGGCACAAGAAGTTCTCACCAACTTGAAGGACCACCCAGATGCCTGGACCAGAGTGGACACCATATTGGAGTTCTCACAGAACATGAAGACAAAA TACTATGCTCTTCAGATACTGGAGACCGTGATCAAAACACGCTGGAAGATTCTTCCACGGAACCAGTGTGAAG GAATTAAGAAGTATGTCGTCGGGCTGATTATCAAGACTTCCTCTGATCCCAACAGTGTAGAG AAGGAAGGGGTTTACATAGCAAAGCTCAACATGATCCTGGTGCAG ATTCTGAAGCAGGAGTGGCCGAAGCACTGGCCCACGTTCATCAGTGACATTGTGGGAGCGAGTCGCACCAGCGAGAGCCTGTGTCAGAACAACATGATCATCCTGAAGCTCCTCAGTGAAGAGGTGTTTGACTTCTCCAGCGGGCAGATGACTCAGGTCAAAGCCAAACACCTGAAGGACAG tATGTGCAACGAATTTTCCCAAATATTCCAGCTGTGCCAGTTTGTCATG GAAAATTCCCAGAATGCCCCTCTGGTCCACGCCACCTTGGAGACCCTCCTTCGCTTCCTGAACTGGATTCCGCTGGGCTACATATTTGAGACCAAACTCATCAGCACACTGGTGTACAAG TTTCTGAACGTTCCAATGTTCAGGAACGTCACTCTGAAGTGTCTGACGGAGATTGCAGGTGTCAGTGTCAGTCAGTACGAGGAGCAGTTTGTCAACTTGTTCAGTCTCACCATGATACAACTCAAACAG ATGCTGCCTCTGAACACAAATATCCGTCTGGCGTATGCGAATGGAAGAGACGATGAGCAGAACTTCATCCAGAACCTCAGTCTGTTTCTCTGCACCTTCCTCAAAGAGCACGGACAGCTGATAGAGAAAAGACTCAACCTCAGAGAGACACTCATGGAG GCTCTGCATTACATGCTGCTGGTGTCTGAGGTGGAGGAAACAGAGATCTTTAAGATCTGTTTGGAGTACTGGAACCATCTGGCTGCTGAGCTCTACAGAGAAAGTCCCTTCTCCACCTCCACTTCCCCATTGCTGTCAACCAGCCAACACTTCGATGTGCCGCCCCGCCGACACCTCTACCTGCCTGTGCTCTCCAAG GTGCGCCTGCTGATGGTGAGTCGCATGGCCAAACCGGAGGAGGTTCTGGTGGTGGAGAACGATCAGGGCGAGGTTGTGAGAGAATTCATGAAGGACACCGACTCCATCAACCTCTACAAGAACATGAGAGAGACTCTGG TCTACTTGACTCATTTGGACTATGCCGATACGGAGCGCATCATGACCGAGAAGCTTCATAATCAGGTGAATGGTACCGAGTGGTCCTGGAGGAACCTGAACACGCTGTGCTGGGCCATCGGCTCCATCAGTGGTGCCATGCATGAAGAGGATGAGAAGAGATTCCTCGTCACAGTCATTAAG GACCTACTGGGTCTGTGTGAACAGAAAAGAGGGAAAGACAACAAGGCCATCATCGCCTCTAACATCATGTACATCGTAGGCCAGTACCCACGATTCCTGAGGGCTCACTGGAAGTTCCTCAAGACTGTCGTTAACAAGCTCTTCGAGTTCATGCATG AGACCCATGATGGTGTGCAGGACATGGCGTGTGACACCTTCATCAAGATTGCTCAGAAGTGCAGGAGGCATTTTGTGCAGGTTCAGGTTGGGGAGGTGATGCCCTTCATCGATGAGATCCTCAACAACATCAACACCATCATCTGTGACCTGCAGCCACAGCAAGTGCACACGTTCTACGAGGCCGTGGGCTACATGATCGGAGCACAGACGGATCAGGCTGTCCAGGAGCGCCTGATTGAGAAATACATGCTCCTTCCCAACCAGGTGTGGGACAGCATCATCCAGCAGGCCACCAAG AACGTGGACATCCTGAAGGACCCAGAGACAGTGCGTCAGCTAGGCAGCATCCTGAAGACTAATGTGAGGGCGTGTAAAGCTGTGGGTCACCCCTTCGTTCTGCAGCTGGGCCGCATTTACCTGGACATGCTCAACGTCTACAAGTGCCTGAGCGAGAACATCTCTTCTGCCATCCAGAGCAACG GTGAGATGGTGACCAAGCAGCCGCTGATACGGAGCATGCGGACGGTAAAAAGAGAGACGCTGAAGCTCATCTCCGGATGGGTCAGCCGCTCCAACGACCCACAGATG GTTGGAGAGAACTTTGTTCCACCTTTGCTGGAGGCGGTTCTCATCGACTACCAAAGGAATGTTCCAGCAGCTCGAGAACCAGAGGTGCTCAGCACTATGGCAACCATCGTCAACAAGCTTGGCGCTCATATAACAGGAGAGATCCCCAAGATATTCGATGCTGTGTTTGAGTGCACGCTCGAAATGATCAACAAG AACTTTGAGGAATACCCAGAGCACAGGACACATTTCTTCTATCTGCTGCAAGCTGTCAACTCCCAGTGTTTCCCAGCATTCCTGTCCATCCCACCAGCACAGTTCAAACTGGTTTTGGACTCCATCATCTGGGCCTTCAAACACACCATGAGGAATGTGGCTGACACAG GGCTTCAGATCCTGTTCACGATGCTGCAAAACATCGCACAGGAAGAGGGAGCAGCTCAGAGCTTTTATCAGACCTACTTCTGCGACATCCTGCAGCACATTTTCTCGGTTGTCACGGATACGTCTCATACTGCTG GTCTGACGATGCACGCCTCCATCCTCGCCTACATGTTTAACCTGGTGGAAGAGGGTAAAATCAGCATCACTCTGAATGCAGGCACCACGGCCAACAATCAAGGATATGTGCAGGAGTATGTGGCCAATCTGCTGAAGACGGCCTTCCCACATCTGCAAGA tgcccAGGTGAAGGTGTTTGTCACAGGTCTGTTCAGCTTGAATCAGGATATTCCTGCCTTTAAAGAGCACCTCAGGGACTTCCTGGTCCAAATCAAG GAGTTTGCGGGTGAGGACTCCACAGATCTGTTCCTGGAGGAGAGGGAAGCGGCTCTGCGTCAGGCTCAGGAGGAGAAACACAAGCTCCAGATGTCTGTCCCAGGAATCCTCAACCCTCACGAGCTCCCGGAGGAAATGTGTGAATGA